From the genome of Ectobacillus sp. JY-23, one region includes:
- a CDS encoding VirB4 family type IV secretion system protein — MVFSGKKLSELELYIGTCTDLKNKIAPGVAEEQRDYIILGNNYARTLLVVDYPGSVRGNWLTKLYRFSGNMNISTHIVPIASDKMIRHLNQSIEEYEARLDQPLSPVRRKETEKKKTSAEHMLDILLAHNHKTIFLVHTYIHLQAMSLEELERLTERLQSIIWQTGLSVAPARDNMMHAFKSVLPICDITLPHYTHQNMHAAAVSSMLPFDESELFMQSGIIMGQNMHTDNVVLVDMNDKKMFPSRNMLILGTTGMGKSFFMQKHLLRQWVLEREDTRFFLIDPEREFARVVKQIGGQVIRLSNNTEHVINPFHILHDITDDDMRGSVLFLKMQRLKIFFKLIYPNMSVLESALLERALFAVYKQYDITEHTQFAGRNAKDFPTLSDLYHHIEEGYERLRDFREILRTYTEGTNAKLFNGATNVNLHNPLICFDIRDLQQDGDSQPVVMFHVLSFLWEEITRDTTTPKKLYVDEAHLLMRSEKSALFLLDVYKRIRKYEGEAIVASQQPIDFLGAAAGKAILNNSIGMLLLGLQDNDIRDLKEHDVLPLSEEEEAIIGRRKQGEGIYVAGNHRVYMRVDVTPEELRVIDPQQYAERFGSHA, encoded by the coding sequence ATGGTTTTTTCGGGCAAGAAGTTGTCAGAGCTTGAGTTATATATAGGAACATGCACAGATTTAAAAAATAAAATCGCGCCTGGGGTTGCTGAAGAGCAACGGGATTATATTATACTTGGCAACAATTATGCACGCACTTTACTTGTTGTTGATTACCCTGGAAGTGTTCGTGGCAATTGGCTTACCAAATTATATCGCTTTTCAGGAAATATGAATATTAGTACACATATTGTACCAATTGCCAGCGATAAGATGATTCGTCATTTAAATCAATCTATAGAAGAGTATGAAGCAAGGCTGGATCAACCACTTTCCCCAGTTCGGCGTAAGGAAACGGAAAAGAAGAAGACAAGCGCAGAACATATGCTGGATATATTACTTGCACATAATCATAAAACGATTTTCCTCGTGCATACATATATCCACTTGCAGGCGATGAGTCTGGAAGAGCTAGAGCGATTGACAGAGCGTCTGCAGAGCATCATTTGGCAAACAGGTCTTTCAGTAGCACCGGCTAGAGACAATATGATGCATGCGTTTAAAAGCGTACTCCCAATTTGTGACATTACTTTGCCGCATTATACACATCAAAATATGCATGCCGCAGCCGTTTCTTCTATGCTTCCCTTTGATGAGAGCGAATTATTTATGCAAAGCGGTATTATTATGGGGCAAAACATGCATACCGATAACGTTGTGTTAGTTGATATGAATGATAAAAAAATGTTTCCGTCTCGGAATATGCTTATTTTAGGGACGACAGGAATGGGCAAAAGCTTTTTCATGCAAAAGCATCTGCTGCGGCAATGGGTACTTGAGCGAGAAGACACCCGCTTTTTTCTCATTGATCCTGAACGTGAATTTGCGCGTGTTGTAAAACAAATTGGCGGTCAAGTCATTCGGCTTAGCAACAATACCGAGCATGTTATTAATCCGTTTCATATCTTACATGATATAACTGACGATGATATGCGTGGTAGTGTTTTATTTTTAAAGATGCAGCGATTAAAAATATTTTTTAAGCTTATTTATCCAAATATGAGTGTACTCGAAAGTGCACTTTTGGAGAGAGCTTTGTTTGCTGTGTATAAACAATATGATATTACTGAACATACACAGTTTGCAGGAAGGAATGCTAAGGATTTTCCAACGCTGAGCGACCTGTATCATCATATTGAGGAAGGGTATGAGCGCTTGCGGGATTTTCGGGAAATTTTACGAACGTATACAGAAGGAACGAACGCCAAGCTTTTTAATGGTGCAACGAACGTTAATTTGCATAATCCGCTTATTTGTTTTGATATTCGTGATTTGCAACAGGACGGCGATAGTCAACCGGTTGTTATGTTTCATGTATTGTCGTTTTTATGGGAGGAAATTACCCGTGATACGACAACACCTAAAAAGCTGTATGTAGATGAAGCACATTTGCTGATGCGCAGTGAGAAAAGTGCCCTATTCTTGCTCGATGTGTATAAACGTATCCGTAAATATGAAGGAGAAGCTATCGTCGCTTCGCAGCAACCGATTGATTTTCTAGGTGCAGCAGCTGGAAAGGCAATTTTGAATAACAGCATCGGTATGCTGCTCTTAGGACTACAAGATAATGATATTCGTGATTTAAAAGAGCATGATGTACTACCCCTTTCGGAAGAAGAGGAAGCAATCATTGGTCGTCGTAAACAAGGAGAGGGTATTTACGTTGCTGGCAATCATCGTGTATACATGAGAGTTGATGTCACACCGGAAGAGCTGCGTGTCATCGATCCGCAGCAATATGCAGAACGATTCGGGAGTCATGCATGA
- a CDS encoding lysozyme family protein, translated as MIKGFVVLKYWKELLVGGIFTCMLGFILLFGGSELSESKPQTTSVSVWEPVMRMAVQDAGLEEQHVPILLAIMMQESGGKLADIMQSSESAGLPPGAITDPEVSIRQGVKHWKSMLDTARKLGITDLATIIQSYNYGPGWLYYVKEQGRIGTEELRKHFSLSHATSASCGWRTPHCYGDYTYAKKVMKYLQGPGDTFQAVMAEALKYKGWPYSWGGATPDTSFDCSGLTKWAFAAAGIYLPRTAQEQFQYTKRISEQELRPGDLVFFTGTSDHAFISHVGIYVGNGMMYNSNSAGVEYSDLHKAVWREKIYAYGRAGEKQ; from the coding sequence ATGATTAAGGGCTTTGTTGTTTTGAAATATTGGAAAGAGCTATTGGTAGGCGGGATTTTCACTTGTATGCTTGGCTTTATTTTACTGTTTGGCGGTAGTGAATTGTCGGAAAGTAAACCACAGACAACTAGCGTATCGGTATGGGAACCGGTTATGCGAATGGCTGTACAAGATGCCGGTCTTGAAGAACAACATGTACCTATATTACTTGCAATTATGATGCAAGAAAGCGGCGGAAAATTGGCAGATATTATGCAAAGCAGTGAATCAGCTGGTTTACCTCCCGGCGCCATAACTGACCCTGAGGTGAGCATTCGGCAAGGTGTAAAGCATTGGAAAAGTATGCTCGATACAGCTCGAAAGCTTGGTATTACAGACCTTGCCACTATTATACAAAGCTACAACTACGGACCGGGTTGGCTTTATTATGTGAAGGAACAGGGACGTATTGGTACGGAAGAGTTACGCAAGCATTTTTCCCTATCACATGCCACATCAGCGAGTTGTGGCTGGCGAACACCTCATTGTTACGGCGATTATACGTATGCTAAAAAGGTTATGAAATATTTGCAAGGGCCGGGAGACACATTTCAAGCAGTGATGGCAGAAGCGCTCAAATATAAAGGCTGGCCGTATAGCTGGGGAGGTGCAACACCGGATACGAGCTTTGATTGTAGCGGTCTTACAAAATGGGCCTTTGCGGCGGCTGGTATTTATTTGCCGCGAACAGCACAAGAGCAATTTCAATATACAAAACGTATTTCTGAACAGGAGCTTAGGCCGGGAGATTTGGTATTCTTTACCGGTACAAGCGACCATGCATTTATCAGTCATGTCGGTATTTACGTAGGAAACGGTATGATGTATAACAGCAATAGTGCGGGCGTAGAATACAGTGATTTACATAAAGCGGTTTGGCGTGAAAAAATCTACGCGTACGGAAGGGCAGGGGAAAAGCAGTGA